The stretch of DNA AATCTGCaagtgattcttacagtatctgttgtccacagctgctttatagCCCACTGTATGAAAACCTtctctttcagttcattaaGTCCCTACAGCATCTTTGGCTTCACCAAATTTATTTGTGGTTTATTTCTATCTTTATCATAGGAACTACTTGGTGAAAAAATCAACACCATCTGTCTATGGTTGCAAATTTGTGGTGATGAGTGTCGTCATGGTCGTATGTCGTGGCGCTCTGAACTAGTGCTGGCATCAAATGAATGATGGAATTCAAAGTGTTGTTTCATTTGTGGGTTCGATACGTATCAGGTCTGTACTGGTACTGCCTCAGGGAAGTATCCATATACTTGCACTCTAAAGTCCAACACTAATAAAAGCCCTCACTTTCTCCCATGCACTTTGTTTTATGTGCCACCCGACAAGCTCCCAGTGATAAAAATAGAATCATTACAACCTTATCTGTGTTAAAAACTTAATTGAGTGCTGTGTGACAAACATTTAGCTGCTTTAAGCAGTGCAAGTGGTGACTGATTGACACATTTGTCCCTTAGGGATTCTCTCGTACAGACTTGCTGCCCCTGACACGTCCCGTACATGCTGATCTGCTGCCCGTATGCCAAAGAATACCAAACACCGCCTGGGGCTTGAGGGCTCACCAGATTCGTTCATGTACCCGAATCAGACGCAGTTTCCATTACTTTGCTATCAGCATCACTGATTCCTCCTGTCCTGTACAAGTGCACACATTCTCCCATCAAATTGTTTTCGTAAATCTCACCTTTTCTGTGGGAAGTGACATCCACCTCTTTCAAGCcacattttgttgcattttatgcaacggttataaatgaggcccctgCAGAGTCCAAAATAGAGGAAGTCATTGTAGCTTATCAGCTGTGTTGCACCATTCACCTTTATTTAACCTCCTCTGTTGGagtaaaaactgagaaaagagTAATGGTTTGCAGAGAAgtcttttgaataaactgtgttaaagttactacaaggaacttttaactggttatgaaacagtctcatgatgcctctgatgcctctatatgacctacataagcaaacGAGACCATCAGCGAGAAGACTAGAAGGCTATTTCTACATAAAATGCCTGCCACCGGGTCAGATTCCCTCCAAAATCAGATGAAACAATTTACGACACACAGACCAGAAGAGcatatgtttacattacatgcaGCATTGCAGCATGAACACAAAGACGTTACTGGGACGAGGGGAGGATattctcttcgtttgataactttaaaagtaaagttagacttgttGTCAGattcctgactcatttttaaaaagaagagagaaagagagagagagagagagagagagagagagagagagatgagcaAGCTGAGAGTAGGAGcaagagggtgagagagagcagtggtggtcaagcgagctagagagtgaatgaagagagcgagtgGCATTGTAGCGAGAATAAAGgagtgaatcagataaataaaatgttattttctgagtattaaaaataagtggcatctttctttcactcacttCCAAGATCTTTACAACACAAGGcagtggtgctcatgggaaatgtgGTCTTCATTCCCGGAAAGACTACCGCTTTTCTCCAAAGGGGCcgttaaaatcaaaacaaaataatgaaagtgTCATAACTTTAAGTTAATGTCCTGTTAGCAACTGAGCTGAACTAACTGGTTTGCTAACTGACCAttagcaaacttgttagcttAGTGAGCTTTATTTTCCATCTTCAGTAACTGTTTGTTGAACAAAATGGTGTACAATGGAGAACAAAAGGAGGAAGTAAACAGAACAGTAGAGAAAAATAGTAAATAAGCTCTGTGAGCTAGTGTGACAACTAACACAAGTTGGCGGTTAGCTTGTCAGTTACAGCAGTCCACCAACCTGCGAGAAGTCACTACGTCAACCACGTCACTACATCAACCACATATTTTGTGTGGACGagcaaatgtcactttgtgGTGTGACCTTcacataatgaaaaaacatCTCTGGAGGGACAGGAATGAATCTGAGGAGGGTCATGAAATCCTGGTGGCTAATGATTCTGTGTGACgcttgatctgatctgatccaaacaaaccaacaattaacCCTCCAAAACCTGACAAGTTAGAGAGGAAAGGAGACaacagaggagagcaggagagaagaacaagaagagaaagaaaacatgcaaaGGCAGAACAAAGCCAGAGTTACACTTGTGTGTCAAagagtgacacacacacttaagtgaacagaagaaggaagaacagaaaagaaaagaaggggagagaagtcatgagaaaaaaagtggAGATATGGGGAAAATATAGcactgaatgaaaaaagaaaatagagaaCATTCCAGGGAAGgaaacaaatgataaaaaagagGGCAGAAAagaggtgaaagaaagaaagagaatgaaagaagAATGAGAGATAGGAGGAGAAAGtagaagagaagaaaggaggacagaaaaaggaaaaaaatgaggggagaggagagagcaaTAGAGAGATGATTAAACagaaaggtggagaggaggggaggagttaaaagaggagataaaaggagtagaagagagagaagaggacaggagacagacagagatgtaaaaaagaaaggaggagggtgagaagagaaaagaagaaggaagaatAATAAGGAACCATTGAGAAGAGAAATATAGCAGGAGgctgagagaagaagaagagaatagagaaaagaaaaaagaaacaaaggaaaactgCAACTTAAAAACAGCAGTAAGTAACCAAACCAGATTCAGTTCATCAGGATTTGCGAGAAAATTAATGCAACTTTccaacacaataaaacagcagTGGTGGATGGAGATGGAGAATGGGCTCAAGATCAGATGTAACAATGTTCCAGACATACAAACCTCCATGTGAACCATGTGTTGTCAGGTGATGAACGCAGCTCGGATTCATGACAAACAGAAACTGAAGTCGTTCTGGGAGCAGAAGATCATTCAGCACGGCGAGCAGATGGATGAGGAAGACAGCCGCATGAGGAGCAGCGCTCTGGCACGGTCAGCAGCAACATAATTAACAGGAGGTCACACTCCACCATACATCTGTCATTTTAGTATCAAATACTCAGCCCTGTACTGGAAGACATCTGTTACAGGTTTGTGagtcttgtttgtttacaagcTAAATTTGTGAGTTTgagtttttagacattttcacTTAATCACTTCATGTGTCTTGGAGGATAAGATAGCAATCGGATATCAAAGAATCTAAGTGAGACAGACTGATATCTGATACATTCTGGCCAGACGTTGGAAAATGATATCTGTCTCTTCAAGGAGCACATGTACTGTTTAATCCTCCCTAGTGAACCATACGTCAGTGAGCGGTCTGTGGAAATAACTACTTACAGGGTCTGTCCCCTGTGATAATGGAGCTAATGTTGTCCTCCCTGTCTTATTACAGTGACGGGTAAAATGGGTTCTATTAAGGGGAGCTATTTCAACATGTACATATCATACAGAAGGCACATCAAGCTGCTGTAGCATTTATCTAATCCCTGATAAATTCAGTCAATGAGTAACCTCTGTGACTGAGAGAGAAGCATGAGTTAGAACATGTAAGGACAATAAAACTTATGTCTTGTCTTTTGTTCACAAATATGATTCATCCATGTATAAGTTTAGTTAGTGCATTAGTTTATGTATGTTAACTTTGAAGCTAAACTGTTAGTGTTGTAACCATtgactgtatgtaaagatggacGTGTGACATCAGccgttggtttgcattggagccagtttgaagcccagagttgcagtttaTGTTCAGCGCCATCTTGTCCATTTGGAGCCAGGCCCACTTCCAAATAAGGTGTACgaggtgttgcctttcacgctctggaaacacgccccacTGCACACTTGTGTAACTGTCAAAAGCTGTCAatcagcagacatcaaagctactataagtcttcaaatctattaacggagcaataatttccaaaatgaccaccagcacatttaATAGAGGGCCTGAATTTCGAGATTGAGACCATGATAACTCATTAAAAAAGATGATTGAGTATTTCttgagagaagttgaggctttttgaatgggagtcagagcatctagtggccattgGTGTTGGTGGCACTTTAAAGTACTttcccagatagcaaaattgctgtggcccagatctggcccacacccgacactttcggcactttcatccggcccacctacatatttgctattttacatgtgagccatttcaggctcacatccattttgtcttgtctgggccagaagaaggccagcagtgctgcATAATTGCCTAaagtggcccacttccgtatgctatctgggtccgcattggcttcagcctcaaatTATGGTGGTTGCCACTTGGTTGTAGCTAAACTGcaagtaaatggtaaatggactgtacttgtatagcgcctttctagtcttccaaccactcaaagcgctttttacactacgaatcacattcacccatattcatatgctgaatggatacaggggctaccatgcaaggtcccaacctgcccatcagaggaaatctagtcattcatacacattcacacactgatggcacagccatcaggagcaatttggggttaagtatcttgcccaaggacacatgagcatgcggactggaggagccaggaatcaaaccgccgatcttccgattagtggacgacccactctacctcctgagccacagccgcccaaTGCAGGAGTTGTTCTTCTTCTGGGGTTTTTGGCAATTACCAAACAACTTCAGGAAAAATACCACCACCCGCTTGGATTGGATTAGGGCCCCGATTTTCATGTAGCCTGGGAAAACCAAGACAGATCACATTTGTGATTTGGCTAACGGAGATGCATCAATCTGGCCAAGTATAAACAAAAGTGTTTTAAATCATATCTGGATTGTATCCAGATACGAGACactcaaaatgaaaagtgtaaatAGGTACTAAGTTACATATTACTGTTGTTTCAACAgccattttatattttcatgaaGGACACAACACGTCCTCCAacctaaacaacaaaacaggtcATTTGTGTTACCTTCCTAAATGACCTTTACGAATGTTTTCTGACCTGGAGCCCTCACCAACAGGGTGGTGAAAGTTTGGTCAAGTGTAGGGTCTTGGGAAATGTTAGAGAAAGATGGTAGTCatgtttaaaagaaaccaaagttgGATGTTGGTGAGAGATAGGAGACAAATGATGGTCTCTGGTGTTATAGTCAGACACGTAAGACGCCCAAACATCCACACAAACCTCCTTACTAGGTGGCTTGTACATCTGTCTACACTCTGACAGATAGAATCTTATATATTTTGTATCATGTTGTTCCAGCTCTGCTTTGAAGCtatgatgtttacactgagtgaaatgttcaaacTATAGACTGTATATTAATATGGACGACGCATCGCCACTTCCTAccactatgcaaaagtgaagccaaaatatctcctttccgggagttgccatcttgcttgtgtgatgtcatttggaaCCAGAGTCTGTGCTGTAGAGTCGGACGGTGGGATGACGACCCGTGGAACACGCCCCCCTCAGCCGTCCCActgcctgacggaggtttgagagtggctgtcactgctgtcaatcatgacgtcagacCCCCTGtctatatcgtcaaataactacttaaaaacaaacttataagaaaaatgagcacttggataaacatcagcatgataagaactatctgaaatgacagaaaaatttatttgacgtgtactttgattttttagttttgctcatgtcccatccgctaacatggaggggacccaacatacagtatttggtGTCTTTGGAAACTTTTGATCTCTATTAGAATTTGAAATCAAGTTCTATGGGTTTGGACAAAGTTTATTGCGCTGGATAAACTGCAGGTTCCAGCAGGGTCAGAGGGGAAAAGAAGAGCATTGAAAgagctttaaaaataaactttattaccGTCCTAagctttcttctctctctctgcttcataACTTGATTAGTTTAGATAATGCTTCAGTCATGTTTACAGCTCATCTCTGTCATCACATAGTAGCCTGAGAATGTTGATTAGAGGCTGCACAGCTATATGTTTGAATCCAGGAGATCAGAATGAATATCTGAGGACAGATGAGCAGAATGCTGCAGATTAACTGACACATGACGGAGCGTGCTGATAGACGAACACTCActaacacagacacaacaatATTAATCCTGTCACAGCTAACAcagcacccacacacacacactgctcctCTTTTTCCGTAACACAATTATCCTTGACAGCAATGACTGCAGATCAGGTTTCACTGGATGTCTGCACGATTAATTTAAACCTAGGAGTTATGGTGTCAGGGTAAATACCGGCCTCTGATGCTCTGACAAAACCTCTGCTGATGTCTACCTCAGTAACAATGAATGCATCCTACACACATCCAAATAGAAATGACTTCATCTTCTTTAAACTCACTTTTGAAATATTCTTCCTTTTAAAAGTTTCATACTAAAATAGGTTTTTGTCAGCCGCAGGCTCTATAAAGAAAGTGCTGTGGCTTGAAAGATGCCTAGACATCTCAAAACTGGCGTAACTTTTGGTTGAAAAGTGAAAATCTTTTAGGTTACATACAttgtttcatgtaaaaaaagtaaaaagtccTAACTACACAATGAAATAGAGCTCAAATTCTGTTATAATCTAGGGGTCTAAAACATACTTTAACCCAGAGGACCACAccagtatttctaaaatgtcTAATTCAGCTgaattttagatattttttcctACAATTTAAAGTAGTCTTTAGTTGCCTTCTATTTCAGTACAAGGGGAAAATTTATTAGCAGACTCCGGTTTGGGTTGTGTGAACAATCACAGTGAACATATAAAGTTTGCATTCATTTTCGTCAAAGTTTCATGGCTCCTGGGATGTTGGTCTGTCTGGTCCACCACACAATTAATGCATGGATCGCCATGAAATGTGTGACATATTCCCCAGAGGATGAGTCCTGCTGACTTTAGTGACCCCTTAACTTTCTATGCAGGTCAAATTTAgctatgaccaaatacctgcaataGTAATGACATCAACCCAagctgtactttatgtttagtgcTTACTTAGCAAACATTAGTATGAaactaacatgctcacaatgacaatgccaACACTTTTTTAGTTTAGTGTGATTAGCCTCTTAATGTAGGGCTACTTAGCAaatgttagggttagggttagggttagaaggGTTAGTCCACACCAACATGTGTGAACATGTCCACACCaatgtgcttttgtttttttttaaacataggGCTGTTTTCAATCTGAACACCCACTaacttcttttttctcctctcctcttcatcctcttcctcctctctctctcccctacTCTTTcgctctctccttctcccttaAGGCTGAGGGAGGAGTGGTTGGTCAGGTTGGATCATAGGAATCAACACCAGCAGAGTTTCTTCGAGGAGAGAATCAGACGAGCTCAGAAAGCTCAGCAGAACCTCAGAAAGCTCGACTCCCCCTGAAACCAACAGATCTAACTCCTCCACCAATCAGCTGTTCGGTGGCAGCAGTGTAGAGTcaaaaaatgaaggaaagaaactgAAACCATTATATTATTCATAATTAAATAAATCCAATAAAACTCATTTGTCATAAATAgcaaacatatgaaaaaagatGTGTGAGAGGAAAGTGACAGATTTATTTGCAGTCAAGCTTATACAAAAATGTAGTTGCATTACAACTTAGACATTTTATACTTTACACTTTAATTAATAAACACGTGGATTCAGTTTTATAGCTTATATGTCTTTTTCTAACTTGTATTTGTACTTCTAATTATTCTGCTGTATTGCACACTATACTTTTTAGCACAGCCTCAAGATTTTGCCTCCAGCATTTCACTGCATATAGTGAATGAGCATGTGATAAATAAAACCTTCAAATCTTGAAGAATtctgaacctatcctttacagtaagaaatatttctttctaATCTCTTACTTCTTACTAAGTGTGGAGACTTTTACTAAGGTCTTCTCTTGGAAGGAAAGGCCTtgggggtgtttttttttgtattggtTTGGAGAGTCACTGTTTGCAGGAATCTTGAATCCAGCATATTTATTGGTGTATTTGGAGGAACAGTGTTTGCTGCAGGGATGTGACCGTCTGTTCCTGATGAGAACTGCCCACACACCAAATATATCTGCAAGGCAAAGATCCAAACCGGAAACATGTCCTACCAGCCAGccatgcttcacacacacacacacacacacacacacacacacacacacacacacacacgcacacacacacacacacacacacgttttctACCAGTTCTGAACAGATGCTGATTTATCAGTGAGAGTcatcagttattttatttaagatCAGTCACAACAACTCAAAGTGTCACCGTCAGGAGGCAATCCAACAACTTATTTCACATACtgtgattgtatttatttattgaaagaACAATCTCAAAGGACTAGAAACTATATTTAATCAAGTTTATCCGAACACTGCAACTCCCCCATCCTGACCTGTGCTGATAAAGAGACATGTAAGCTGCGATTTACACATTAGAGATGGAGAgctgtttaaaacaaacacttaaatCTCTGATGGATTTCCTTTTATACaagatacatactgtatttaaacatCCAGGTGGGATATGAACCGGTTACCACTCTGTTAGAGTATCAGCTGAGCTGTCAGGTCTCTTTGAACTACATCAGCTCTCACTCCGAAAATAATTAGATCTTGAGTCCAGAATCATGAGAATAAACATCAAGTCTGACATTATGCATTACTACTTACATGAGTTTAGTTGTCAAGTGAACAGTTTTGTCAGTTTAAACACGTTTCAGACTTAAATCACAGAATCTCAAGAGTTTGAAGTTGCAGCTTGTATAGACCTGCTCTCACAGATTTATGAAAGTGAATTTTCTgtactaaaataaaaatcatctaGAAATAACCCAAAATGTGTAGGTGAGAAGAAGGTGTGGTTTCATGCAAATAAAGGAGATGctatcacaaaaaacacatatgcacacacacacttacaaattGTGTTAAAAGTGAACAGTACAGTTAAAAATGCATGTAGGGAAAGATGATAGGATGGTGTCAGTGGTAACACTCAACATAAACAGAGAAGTGGGTCATTGTTTAAATGAAGTTGAAAGGTCAAAAATATCAACTAATAAAGCTTTGGGAGAGCATTTTACTTgctgtttgtgatgttttcaaattgGCAGCTAAGGTCTGAAGGTATTTTGACTGAAGTACACTGATGCATGTATTGTATAATTCCCTTTTAGTACAACACAGTACATCTACTTGTAACTGCCAAAACAATGCATGGCCAACAGTAGTGCCTGGTGTGCAGTATGGAATGAAGACACATTGGTCTGCAAAATGAGGCTGCAGTTCTTCTTTTGACCACCAGAGAGGAGCAACACACAGTGAAATACCCAATCATCATCACCCTCTTATTATTACAtagccaaaagtatgtggacagccCTGTGGTCTGGGGCTGTTTTTCACGATTTCAGTGAAGGTAAATCTTAAGTGATAgtgtgcttccaactttgtggtAAGACTTTGTGTTTAGCCTTTCactgtttcaacatgaaaatGCCCTTGTGTGCAAAGCCAGCACATAGCGAAATGGTTTCCCAGATTGGTGTGGCTTAACCCCGTCCCGCatcttatcacccaacatcagtgttggacctcactaatgctcttgtgactgaatgggagcaaatccctgcagccaggttccacTATCTATTGAAAGGGCTGACCTGGAGAAGAACCTGAGTCACAGCtactgctgataaaaaaaaacaaacacatagagGAGACTAACAGCTAGAACTGTTCTGTGATTAGAAATAATGATGGTGAcagaggtgatgatgatgatgatgatgatgtttttgtccTGCTGGTGGTGATGCCTGAAGGCACGTCTGTCGGTCCATCTTTGTAGAGATAAGGCCTATCTGTAAAACTACAGgctattttaaatgaaatctgTTGTGGATAATCATGGTcatcagaggatgaatccctaATAATTTTGGTGACCTTCTGGCCTTTCCTTTAGCACCATTCACACGGGtctcatttctttttgtttgaccATTGTTagtttttcaggtttttcatGTCTCACTTTTATGGCAGTAATTAATAGCCATGTAGGCTTGATTGCTTGTCTTGGTATCCCAGATGTTCACATCTGACCAGGTCAATTTGagcaatgagatttttgatctGGGTTTATGAATATTGGGTACTTGTATTTTCAATCTGAATCTGTGAATCCTAAAATATAGATGCCCATTACCCTGTATTACCcagtattaacatgtgatctgtatctggatacatCATCTGTATAATGACATCCGATGTCTTCGCATTTACATCTGGTATTAAAATGCGTTCATGTTTTCTCAATTGTGCCAAATAACGTATCCAGATAGAGATCACATTTTAttaccaggtgtaaatggagtaatatatatactgtgtataatGGAAAATTTTGTAATTCAACAACCTGAAATTGGCTACTGAAAGCTTCAAAAAGGAGAATTCAGACCacataaattaaaaagtaaaaaagtaaaatcttTCAGTGGTATTTAAAGGGACATTCCAGTTTATTTCTAcatgatgtatttcccataaatgtgtcTCTATGGGTCATGCTAACCTTGTACTCACCAGCTCCGTTATAGAGATTCAGGAAAACGAGGACTCACTCAAAATTATGTAAATCAGGGCAAGCTGTGCAAACCTCCTTCatctttccaaataaacatggttttaaatgaataatttcaaCCATTTGTCTCTGAGTCTGAACGAAAGTGGAGACACTGTAgagaataaaatgattaaaaataaatgaataaatactttGAAAGAACTGAGGGAGACCAATCTACAGTCAACCCAGTCAAGATATTtgatttttcaagcaaattCCTCTGGAAGTCGAAATGAACTCCACCCAACTCTAtatcttctgttttcattgtaaCCTTTTCCTGTTACTTTCTATGTCTTTCTTACAAACTCAAATAAACAAGTTGGCATTTACTGTGTATATATTGTACAAGAACATCATCTTAGTACTGGTACCGATTGACGGAGAGTTCTTTCCAGGACATATCTCAGAAAGTTTGTTAGCAATTACAGGACCTGTCAAACAAACTGctatagttgttttttttctttctcttcttcctcatttccttcctcttcttctgttagTGTAAAATGTCTGTTAGTTTGCTTAACACAATTGTGCTGACATTTTGGTGACTGTCTAAAAATTAATAAATCCtggattttgctttttttcaccATTCTTCACACCAAAATTTCTACATGCATAATGTAACATGCAGATTGACATTTGGTGACAGTTACAAACCACAAAGAGACAAATACTTTTCATTCTGTCTTTGTTCATTTGCTTTTCTAACTAAAATGTATTAAACTTCTtacaaatgtttgaaaaattGTTCCATTTGTGAGCCAAAATCATTATCAGATGAATATATATGAGTTATACCACTGCTAAAGAAACAAATTCTCCAGATAGTGTTCTGGATTCTGCATTTACACTATTTTCTGTAGTTGACTGAGATCATACTGACCCGTTAGCTTCAGGGATTTTTGGGGTTACTGGGGTCAAAACACCCGGGAGTGttaccttttattttttatttatttatttttttacacctCTGCCTCTCTGCCCTCTTTTCTCACTGGGAAATCTTTCCAAAAATAACgacaaacatttttgtaagtTTTTAAAGGCAAAGAGCCAAACAGtcacacataaataaaaggTGAGAAGTTTACTCACCTTATTAATGTTTGTCTGATCTTTGTTGTATTATAATCCTCTTCGATGTGTCTTCCTAACATGCTCCATGTTAGATCATTAAAGTTATCTCtagaagaagacaaacaacatCGAACAGAACATCAGAGTTGGATAGTAGGAGGCAAGAAAGAGTGTTGgtcagcagggggcagcagtgAGCTGTCTGTCCAGATGAGTCCTCTGTATTAAGATTCAGAAAGGGCTGAGACATGAGTGGCTCGCTCTTCCACATTATCTGCTGTAATCTGTACTAGTGCTGAGTTTAACAGACAGACTCCCCTTCATGATGgctctgtttgctctgtgaTTTTCAGGACTGAAGCTCTCAGCAGCTCATTATGGAGCCTGTTCAGACACTAAAGCTCTCACGCAGTAAAGCTCATTTTGTTTAAGTGCTCAGTGGTGATCCAAAATCCCCAAATATGTCCCCAGCACACTGTTGGTATTTATAAAAAGAATCTAGAAACTACAAAGCATTCACAGTCAGAAAGTTTCTGTGATCTTTACTCCGTACCATGACACAGTGAcggcaaaaacaacaaagaaagacaaCGGTAAAGAGACAAAGACCAACAAAAGCTACAAGAGATGATGGCACAGAGACAATGATAtatacaaagacaaagaaacagcaAATACAACACGGgcagagacaaagaaacaaaaagaaaataatacagacaataaagaaataaagtataactgacagtaaagaaaaaaattcaaaacGGAAGCTTGTTTGAACTTGTTTGAAGGTTTTaaatttatgtaaatttaaatttataaaCTTCATATACTTGCCAGTCTGTTGTTTATATTCCCTCTCATTGTTTATTTGATCTTGTTAAAGATAGCTTTCACTTGATGATATGTGAGCAGTGTCCACCTAAAAGTCAAATGAAGCTCAGTTCTCTGGGAGCTAACAggagctctgattggccagctgttgTGCTGGCAGCAAGCTAGTCAATCAGAGCCCCGGCTTTTTATAAATTGatcaattattaattgattataaacAGTGAATGGCTAAACTCTCATGACCCCTCCAGTATTCTTAGAAGCGTCAACATGTCCTTTGTCGAGGCAGCTGGTGTGCCAACACAGAGGACTCTGGCAAAAAAAGTGCAGGTTCAtccagcaaaaaagttgaaccagctCAACTTTTGCCAAACCTGACATCACAGTGGCCAATCACAATAAACAAggaattattttataatttattataaGAATAGCTTTAAAACCTGCTTTATAAATcgcattgtttgtgttttggcatctgataagctCTCACATTCACTGATCTATTACttaaactggacttcctggatcatatttcatatcTCACCAGTACCTCAAGAAACACAACCCCAGCGATGCAACTCCATgagttgttttcacattttcaatctgAATGCTTGCTTCAGATCATGgccctattttaatgatctaaa from Thunnus albacares chromosome 18, fThuAlb1.1, whole genome shotgun sequence encodes:
- the LOC122968845 gene encoding protein FAM240B-like: MCCQVMNAARIHDKQKLKSFWEQKIIQHGEQMDEEDSRMRSSALARLREEWLVRLDHRNQHQQSFFEERIRRAQKAQQNLRKLDSP